A section of the Carya illinoinensis cultivar Pawnee chromosome 12, C.illinoinensisPawnee_v1, whole genome shotgun sequence genome encodes:
- the LOC122289966 gene encoding eukaryotic translation initiation factor 5A-2-like: MSDSEEHHFESKADAGASKTYPQQAGTIRKNGYIVIKARPCKVVEVSTSKTGKHGHAKCHFVGIDIFTGKKLEDIVPSSHNCDVPHVNRTDYQLIDISEDGFVSLLTENGNTKDDLKLPTDDNLLTQIKDGFADGKDLVVSVMSAMGEEQICALKDIGPK; the protein is encoded by the exons atgTCGGACAGTGAGGAGCACCATTTCGAGTCCAAGGCCGATGCCGGAGCCTCCAAGACTTATCCCCAACAGGCCGGTACCATCCGTAAGAATGGCTACATCGTTATCAAGGCCCGCCCTTGCAAG GTGGTTGAAGTTTCCACCTCCAAGACTGGCAAGCATGGTCATGCTAAGTGCCACTTTGTTGGGATTGATATTTTCACTGGAAAAAAACTTGAAGATATTGTGCCATCTTCCCATAACTGTGAT GTTCCCCATGTTAATCGTACTGACTACCAGCTGATTGATATCTCCGAGGATGGATTT GTGAGTTTGCTGACTGAAAATGGGAACACAAAGGATGATCTGAAACTGCCTACCGATGACAATTTGTTGACCCAG ATCAAGGATGGGTTTGCTGATGGTAAGGACCTGGTTGTCAGTGTTATGTCCGCAATGGGAGAGGAGCAGATTTGTGCTCTGAAGGACATTGGCCCCAAGtag